The following are encoded in a window of Chrysemys picta bellii isolate R12L10 unplaced genomic scaffold, ASM1138683v2 scaf2253, whole genome shotgun sequence genomic DNA:
- the LOC135980220 gene encoding uncharacterized protein LOC135980220 produces the protein MGAAALFQGPPGTQGTRRRNGWTWPQRRLLSITAESSSKTEKRRRPSSSCSCTPSTPRLAAQQRGQDTLEPHCCKAAVAERIVELIEELPDNSPPGAVLANSLIAVGNLSTMTPALEPELETHLLRAALHAVFTLGMEKDTAQVQDLPRVLPDLLDAMLGNLLAESPDTDRLQYILENSAEFPRMGHHMAQLALSVSDPAKDISRQAREGVYRLYQLLLHQRGKEPSWEMAPARRVRLGPQPISPRLTPAGG, from the exons atgggcgccgcagctttgttccag ggaccgccagggactcaggggacgaggaggaggaatgggtggacgtggccacagaggaggctgctctcaataacagccgagagcagctccaagacggagaaaag gaggaggcccagcagctcgtgttcctgcacgccatccaccccgcggctcgctgcacagcagagagggcaggacacactggagccgcactgctgcaaggcggctgtggcggagaggattgtg gagctcattgaggagctgcctgataactctccacccggcgccgtcctcgccaactccctgattgctgtgggcaacctcag caccatgacacctgccctggagccagagctggagacccacctcctccgagctgccctgcacgccgtcttcaccctgggcatggagaaggacaccgcccaagttcag gatctgcctagggtcttgccagacctcctggacgccatgctggggaacctgctggcagagtccccagacaccgacaggctccagtacatcttggag aactcagcggaattccccaggatgggtcaccacatggcacagctggctctgtccgtcagtgacccagccaaggacatcagccggcaggccagggagggggtttaccggctctaccagctgctgctgcaccagaggggtaaggaacccagctgggaaatggcacccgctagaagagtgagactgggaccccagccaatttctccgagactgaccccggctggaggatga